CTGGTGGTGGCGGCCGGCGGCTGGTGGCTGAGCCGCGATCGCGCGAACGACGTTCCCTCCAATGCCCCGGCTCCGGCGACGCCCGCCAACGATCCGCCGCGCGCGCCGTAGCGGCGCGCCCGCCAGCTTCGCCGCGACGCGGCGATCGATTCACGCACCGCGCGGCCTGCGCCCTGCGGGCCGCGGTCGTCCCTCAACCGGCAGCGACCAACCCGAATCCCGCGTCGCGCGCCAGCGTGTCGAAGCCCGGGAACGAGGTCGCGACGTTGGCCACGTCGTTGACCCGCACCTGCCCATCGGCCAGCTGGCCGGCGATCGCGAATGCCATCGCGATGCGATGGTCGCCGTGGCTTTCGATCACCCCGCCGCCCAGCGCACCGCCATGGATCGTGGCGCCGTCGGGCGTCTCGTCGACGATAATGCCCAGGCTGCGCAGACCCGTGGCCATCGCCGCCAGGCGATCGGATTCCTTGACCCGCAGTTCGGCGGCGCCGGTGACCACGGTGCGGCCCTGCGCCGCGGCGGCGGCGACGAACAGCGCCGGGAACTCGTCGATCATGTCCGGCACCACTGCCTCGGGAATCTGCGCCCCGCGCAGCGGCGCATAGCGCACCCGCAGATCGGCCACCGGCTCGCCGCCGTGTTCGCTGTGGTTGTGCTCGACGATGTCCGCGCCCATCAGCCGCAGCGCGGCGAGCAGGCCAGTCCGGCGCGGGTTGAGGCCGACCGCCTTGAGGGTGATCTCCGAGCCGGGAATGATGCTGGCCGCGACGATGAAGAACGCCGCCGAAGAAAAATCGGCCGGTACCGCGATATCGGTGGCACGCAGGCGCTGGCCGCCGCGCAGCCGCGCCTGGCCCGGCGCGAAGTCGATCTCCACGCCGAACGCGGACAGCATGCGCTCGGTGTAGTCGCGGGTCGGATGCGGCTCCTGCACCGAGGTGATGCCATCGGCGTACAGCCCGGCCAACAGCACCGCCGACTTGACCTGGGCGCTGGCCACCGGCGAGACGAAATTGATCCCGTGCAGCGGTTGCCCGCCGTGGATGCGCAGCGGCGGCACGCCGTTGGCGTCGGTCTCGATCCGCGCGCCCATCAGCGCCAGCGGCTCGGTCACCCGGCGCATCGGCCGCTTGGACAGCGACGCGTCGCCGACCAGCACGCTGTCGAACGGCTGCGCCGCCAGCAACCCGGCCAGCAGCCGCATGCCGGTCCCGGCATTGCCGCAATCCAGCTCGCCCTGCGGCGCCTGCAAGCCATCGACCCCGACGCCATGCACGATCCGCTGCGACGGCGACGGCGTTTCGATCCTGACCCCGAGCCTGGCGAAGATCGCCGCGGTCGAACGCGTGTCCTCGCCCTCCAGGAACCCATCGATCCGCGACACCCCATCGGCCAGCGCCGCGAACATCACCGCCCGATGCGACACCGACTTGTCGCCCGGCACATTCAACGTCCCCTGCAAAGCAGAGCCCTTCGTCGCGATCCAGTACTGCTCGTTGCTCATCACCGTTCCTGAGATATCCGTCGCCACCCGCAAGCGGGCCCCAGTGTCGCTCTTGCTATCGCCGTCAAACTTGCCGTTGCTGTTGATCTTGCTGTTGCTGTTGCATGCGCTCTTCAGGGGCCCCCATTGAGGGTCGGCGAGCGGCCTGGGAAAAACCCCGCAGGGGCGGCGCGCAGGATGCGCGTCGTTTTTCGCTGGCACATGGATGTGCCATCGAAAAATCCCAGGTTGCTCGCGGACCCCGCGCGCAGCGCGGGGCGACCCGACCGGGGCGGCCTTTCTTTTGCTTACTTTTCTTTGGCCGTTCAAAGAAAAGTAAGTCGCGCAACGCGCGAAAGCCTTTGCCTTTGCATCTGCTGTTGCTGTTGCATCAGCGGTCGCAGTTACACAGCAAGATCAAGGC
This sequence is a window from Xanthomonas sp. CFBP 8443. Protein-coding genes within it:
- the aroA gene encoding 3-phosphoshikimate 1-carboxyvinyltransferase, which translates into the protein MMSNEQYWIATKGSALQGTLNVPGDKSVSHRAVMFAALADGVSRIDGFLEGEDTRSTAAIFARLGVRIETPSPSQRIVHGVGVDGLQAPQGELDCGNAGTGMRLLAGLLAAQPFDSVLVGDASLSKRPMRRVTEPLALMGARIETDANGVPPLRIHGGQPLHGINFVSPVASAQVKSAVLLAGLYADGITSVQEPHPTRDYTERMLSAFGVEIDFAPGQARLRGGQRLRATDIAVPADFSSAAFFIVAASIIPGSEITLKAVGLNPRRTGLLAALRLMGADIVEHNHSEHGGEPVADLRVRYAPLRGAQIPEAVVPDMIDEFPALFVAAAAAQGRTVVTGAAELRVKESDRLAAMATGLRSLGIIVDETPDGATIHGGALGGGVIESHGDHRIAMAFAIAGQLADGQVRVNDVANVATSFPGFDTLARDAGFGLVAAG